A section of the Acidobacterium capsulatum ATCC 51196 genome encodes:
- a CDS encoding beta-1,3-glucanase family protein, whose amino-acid sequence MNKTTRRAFLASLAASGVITACGGNSSSPMTTATASPTPTPTTTPTSTPTPTPTPTPTPSATVPLAIDLTAAGLPAGTLAYAYITGGVVTAPTPAATPITNYWLDASGGVHQMAIADNKQARQTFPGDSVFSGSDLTTLQSNYPDAWADYSIPLSLTAPNVIDLSGINATNMPDLGVGTNAFSGRIYISLGVLRLPFTVQAANATSPNPYAGPSQDLNAVGSYCLYDWFEFSITGPGPSTPAGILNGNSTQVDQFGLPLTIDSTPGGSTQGALNLSRNNLMTQVNTLPTPLNGILTIPVPSVSATALAAAYPAGTQYLRALSPDHVSGIGGGSNAFQTYFDGIISTQYAAWAATPLVVTDTATGTYSGMVVGGNLIFISGNYTTQSTWNTAYQATPSASQINFGALTTAILWQCPTSSTFASGSAAQKNIGKQILAAFNRGVFNATPAPASLDDGSCPSPSQYYQSQPCNEWANQFHIWNTNKLAYGFAYDDVCNQNPSQTTSGPLTALNITLGQWS is encoded by the coding sequence ATGAACAAGACCACACGGCGCGCATTTCTGGCCTCGCTCGCAGCTTCTGGAGTCATCACAGCGTGCGGAGGCAATTCCTCCTCCCCGATGACCACCGCAACGGCGTCTCCCACGCCCACCCCCACCACGACTCCCACTTCCACGCCTACACCCACTCCAACGCCAACTCCAACCCCCAGCGCAACGGTTCCGCTGGCCATTGACCTCACGGCGGCTGGCCTGCCTGCGGGCACGCTGGCATACGCCTACATCACCGGGGGCGTGGTCACGGCTCCCACACCGGCGGCGACACCCATCACCAACTACTGGCTCGATGCCTCCGGCGGAGTTCACCAGATGGCCATCGCCGACAACAAGCAGGCACGCCAGACGTTCCCGGGGGACAGCGTCTTCAGCGGCAGCGACCTCACCACATTGCAGAGCAATTACCCCGACGCATGGGCCGACTACAGCATTCCGCTCTCGCTGACAGCCCCCAATGTCATCGACCTCTCCGGCATCAACGCCACCAACATGCCCGATCTCGGCGTGGGCACCAATGCCTTCAGCGGACGCATCTACATCTCCCTCGGCGTGCTGCGGCTGCCCTTCACCGTGCAGGCAGCCAACGCCACCAGCCCCAACCCATATGCGGGTCCCTCGCAAGACCTGAACGCCGTCGGCTCCTATTGCCTCTATGACTGGTTTGAGTTCTCCATCACCGGCCCCGGACCTTCGACCCCGGCCGGCATTCTCAACGGCAACTCCACGCAGGTCGACCAGTTCGGGCTGCCGCTCACCATCGATTCCACTCCCGGCGGCAGCACGCAGGGCGCGCTCAACCTCAGCCGTAACAACCTGATGACGCAGGTCAACACTTTGCCGACTCCCCTCAACGGCATCCTGACTATTCCGGTGCCGTCCGTCTCCGCCACCGCGCTGGCCGCGGCCTATCCTGCGGGAACCCAATACCTGCGGGCGCTTTCTCCCGATCACGTCTCCGGTATCGGCGGCGGCAGCAATGCCTTCCAGACCTACTTCGATGGAATCATCAGCACACAATATGCTGCCTGGGCCGCCACGCCTCTCGTCGTAACAGACACGGCAACCGGCACCTACAGCGGCATGGTGGTGGGCGGCAACCTGATCTTCATCTCCGGCAACTACACCACGCAGTCAACCTGGAACACCGCCTATCAGGCAACCCCCAGCGCCTCCCAAATCAACTTTGGCGCGCTCACCACGGCCATCCTCTGGCAGTGCCCGACTTCGTCCACCTTCGCCTCAGGCAGCGCCGCGCAAAAGAACATCGGCAAGCAAATCCTGGCCGCCTTCAACCGCGGCGTCTTCAACGCCACACCGGCTCCTGCCTCGCTCGATGACGGCTCCTGTCCCTCCCCTTCGCAGTACTATCAAAGCCAGCCATGCAACGAGTGGGCCAACCAGTTCCATATCTGGAACACCAATAAACTCGCCTACGGATTCGCCTACGATGACGTATGCAATCAGAATCCCAGCCAGACCACCAGCGGCCCGCTCACCGCGTTGAATATCACTCTCGGCCAATGGTCCTGA
- a CDS encoding glycoside hydrolase family 27 protein has product MGWNSWDSWGFTITQQQFERTADYMHQHLQKYGWQYMVIDEGWFAQYPTHGGIARETQGYVISPDGLYMPAPNRFPQGLKGVADYVHSLGLKFGIHIVHGIPRSAVEKNLPIAGSHYTADEAANTSDVCAWNTDNYGIKDNAAGQAYYDSMLKLYASWGLDFLKVDCISSPYNAAEIHMIHRAIEKTGRPIVLSLSPGPTPLKDGPDVEKYGNMWRISNDMWDVWYKPESAPSFPQALTRQFGQLARWTPYRGPGHWPDADMLPIGTLEPHPGWGQPRVSRLTHTEERTLVSLWSMARSPLIMGGNLLRMDPYTLSLLTDPEVIAIDQHSGGNHAVHQDAQSSVWTAEGAKGTYVGVFNLEDTARTMTVPFSDVGVHGRHRVRDLWARRNLGRKREISVKVPAHGCRLLLIQQSHVHRWTAVKP; this is encoded by the coding sequence ATGGGTTGGAATAGTTGGGACAGCTGGGGCTTCACCATCACCCAGCAGCAGTTCGAGCGCACCGCCGATTACATGCACCAGCACCTGCAGAAATACGGCTGGCAATACATGGTCATCGACGAGGGATGGTTCGCGCAGTATCCCACCCACGGCGGCATCGCACGCGAAACGCAAGGCTACGTCATCTCGCCCGACGGTCTCTACATGCCCGCGCCCAACCGCTTTCCGCAGGGGCTCAAAGGCGTGGCCGACTACGTACACTCGCTTGGCCTCAAGTTCGGCATTCATATCGTGCACGGCATTCCGCGCTCGGCTGTTGAAAAAAATCTGCCCATCGCCGGCTCGCACTACACCGCCGATGAGGCCGCCAACACCTCCGACGTCTGCGCCTGGAACACCGACAACTACGGCATCAAGGACAACGCCGCCGGCCAGGCCTATTACGACTCCATGCTCAAGCTCTACGCCTCCTGGGGCCTCGACTTCCTCAAGGTGGACTGCATCTCCTCGCCCTACAACGCCGCCGAGATTCACATGATTCACCGCGCCATTGAGAAGACCGGCCGCCCCATCGTGCTCAGCCTCTCGCCCGGGCCCACGCCCCTCAAAGATGGCCCCGACGTCGAGAAGTACGGCAACATGTGGCGCATCTCCAATGACATGTGGGACGTCTGGTACAAGCCCGAGTCCGCGCCCAGCTTTCCCCAGGCGCTCACGCGCCAGTTTGGCCAGCTCGCCCGCTGGACGCCCTATCGCGGTCCCGGCCACTGGCCCGATGCCGACATGCTGCCCATCGGCACGCTCGAGCCGCATCCCGGCTGGGGCCAGCCGCGCGTCTCGCGCCTCACCCACACTGAGGAGCGCACCCTCGTCTCCCTCTGGTCCATGGCCAGATCCCCGCTCATCATGGGCGGCAATTTGCTCCGCATGGACCCCTACACCCTCTCGCTGCTCACTGATCCTGAGGTCATCGCCATCGATCAGCACTCCGGCGGCAATCACGCCGTCCATCAGGACGCGCAATCCTCCGTCTGGACCGCCGAGGGTGCCAAGGGCACTTACGTGGGCGTCTTCAACCTCGAAGATACGGCTCGCACCATGACCGTGCCCTTCTCCGATGTCGGCGTCCACGGGCGTCACCGCGTGCGCGACCTGTGGGCGAGGCGCAACCTGGGCCGCAAGCGCGAAATCTCCGTTAAGGTCCCCGCCCACGGCTGCCGATTGCTACTAATACAGCAGAGCCATGTGCACCGTTGGACCGCAGTCAAACCGTAA
- a CDS encoding GlcNAc-transferase family protein translates to MNAETPFIFLSIASYRDPQLVPTIEDCLRKASHPERLRFGICWQHTPEDRPLPFLHDPRFRILDVDSRQSRGACWARAEIMKLWQQEQWYLQIDSHCRFAPGWDERMIQMAAATGSPRPILTAYPAPFKPTHGAESETLADCALQVAFHAFTHDGIPELWPRPLPPAVQARPMRARFLAAGFLFAPGSFVREVPYDPELYFMGEETAMTVRAFTHGYDLFHPHETLLWHDYGRHDAPRHWGDHTADAPAPSTSPAASPSTLWSSLDQTSRRKIHRLLRGEAIEDFGLGTARTLEGYEHYAGLSFRERKAQTYTLSALEPPNPSAQSGWTDAVHDWIVKIVFTRAQLPAGALADPLHWFLGIRDAQGADVYQHRMLPAEIEPLQQKGEQLAVVCEFASETTPASWLLWPLSRSSGWLPALEGRFAPGDVALLQPENSETL, encoded by the coding sequence TTGAACGCGGAGACTCCCTTCATCTTCCTCTCCATCGCCTCCTACCGCGATCCCCAACTCGTGCCCACCATAGAGGATTGCCTCCGCAAGGCCAGCCATCCCGAGCGCCTGCGCTTCGGCATCTGCTGGCAGCACACGCCGGAAGACCGGCCGCTTCCCTTTCTTCACGACCCGCGCTTCCGCATTCTCGATGTGGACTCGCGGCAGAGCCGTGGCGCATGCTGGGCGCGCGCCGAAATCATGAAGCTGTGGCAGCAGGAGCAGTGGTATCTCCAGATCGACTCCCACTGCCGCTTTGCCCCCGGCTGGGATGAGCGCATGATTCAGATGGCAGCCGCAACCGGCAGCCCCCGGCCCATCCTCACCGCATACCCGGCTCCCTTCAAACCCACGCATGGCGCAGAAAGCGAGACGCTGGCAGACTGCGCCCTGCAAGTGGCCTTTCACGCCTTCACCCACGATGGCATTCCCGAGTTGTGGCCGCGCCCGCTGCCGCCGGCCGTGCAGGCGCGTCCCATGCGCGCTCGCTTTCTCGCTGCGGGCTTTCTCTTCGCTCCGGGCAGCTTTGTGCGTGAGGTGCCCTATGACCCCGAGCTGTACTTCATGGGCGAAGAAACCGCCATGACCGTGCGCGCCTTCACCCACGGCTACGATCTCTTTCATCCCCACGAGACGCTGCTCTGGCATGACTACGGACGCCACGACGCTCCCCGCCACTGGGGCGACCACACCGCGGACGCACCCGCCCCATCAACCTCTCCGGCCGCTTCCCCATCGACTCTATGGAGCAGCCTGGACCAAACCAGCCGCCGCAAAATTCACCGTCTCCTGCGCGGCGAAGCCATCGAGGATTTCGGGCTGGGCACAGCACGCACCCTCGAAGGTTATGAGCACTATGCCGGGCTCTCTTTCCGCGAACGCAAGGCCCAGACCTACACCCTGAGCGCTCTCGAGCCGCCCAATCCCAGCGCCCAATCCGGATGGACGGATGCGGTCCACGACTGGATCGTGAAGATCGTCTTCACCCGTGCGCAACTCCCCGCAGGCGCGCTCGCAGACCCGCTGCACTGGTTCCTCGGCATCCGGGACGCACAGGGAGCCGACGTCTACCAGCACCGCATGCTTCCGGCAGAGATCGAGCCGCTGCAGCAGAAGGGAGAGCAATTGGCCGTCGTCTGCGAGTTCGCCTCTGAGACCACTCCAGCCTCGTGGCTCCTCTGGCCGCTGAGCCGGTCCTCCGGCTGGCTCCCAGCACTCGAGGGCCGCTTCGCGCCGGGCGATGTCGCACTACTCCAGCCTGAAAACTCCGAGACGCTATAA
- a CDS encoding VTT domain-containing protein: MLKFVHSLLALLLHLGYAGPIVLGILDSSFLFLPFGNDLLVVILVSQHPHGLPWYVLAAAAGSTLGVLLLALVARSLGEEGVKKMAGPQRFKKLSDRIHKHGGKAVVLACIAPPPFPFTMVIAAAAALDYSRLRICVLNFIARGVRFALLGLIAIHYGSRILKLAHAPAYRWGMFAFILLCVAGSGLSVYAWLKNVRPGRRA; this comes from the coding sequence GTGCTCAAATTCGTACACTCCTTGCTGGCGCTGCTCTTGCATCTTGGATACGCAGGCCCCATCGTTCTGGGGATCCTCGATTCCTCCTTCCTCTTTCTCCCCTTCGGCAACGATCTGCTCGTAGTAATTCTCGTTTCACAGCATCCTCACGGACTCCCGTGGTACGTGCTGGCGGCCGCCGCCGGCTCCACGCTCGGCGTGCTGCTGCTGGCGCTGGTGGCCCGCAGCCTCGGCGAAGAAGGTGTAAAGAAAATGGCCGGGCCGCAGCGCTTCAAAAAACTGAGCGATCGCATTCACAAGCATGGCGGCAAGGCCGTGGTGCTGGCCTGCATTGCGCCTCCGCCCTTCCCTTTCACCATGGTGATCGCCGCGGCGGCAGCGCTCGACTATTCCCGGCTCCGCATCTGTGTGCTCAACTTCATCGCGCGCGGCGTTCGCTTTGCGCTGCTCGGTCTGATCGCCATTCACTACGGCAGCCGCATTCTCAAGCTCGCCCACGCACCGGCTTACCGCTGGGGCATGTTTGCTTTTATCCTTTTGTGTGTCGCGGGCAGCGGACTCTCAGTGTATGCATGGCTCAAAAATGTTCGACCGGGCAGGCGGGCATGA
- the pgeF gene encoding peptidoglycan editing factor PgeF yields MPSPSTKPARLSPSSPAAIQAIDDLLASVGLEHGRRKLGRDGIIRQAKYAPARELHADDLRQPQRPVRPRQVEVVQAPGWANHPWLMHGFSTRSGGVTKIYRAAREGQEPGKFRGAGELNLGFTQSDERALVEENRHRFVQAVAGNSALPLVTLQQIHSQITYRIGKDDELAAVRRGDGLMTRRPGILLGIQTADCISVMVADTKRQAVAIFHAGWRGTLRRIVQGGVGRMRMEFGSKPKDLIAAIGPGIGQCCYAVGEEVRTEFRSQFAYSDELFCEVYDSDPVREKYPLLFLTARAPGHSPIGPSLHLDLFEANRRQLLDAGLREDSISVLGDCTSCHTNRYFSHRAERGFTGRMMAVIGIRE; encoded by the coding sequence ATGCCCAGCCCGTCCACAAAGCCTGCCCGCCTGTCTCCCTCCAGTCCTGCCGCCATTCAGGCCATTGATGATCTGCTGGCCAGCGTCGGGCTCGAACACGGACGCCGCAAGCTCGGCCGCGACGGCATCATTCGCCAGGCCAAATATGCCCCCGCGCGCGAGCTGCACGCCGATGACCTGCGCCAGCCGCAGCGCCCCGTGCGCCCTCGTCAGGTCGAGGTCGTCCAGGCTCCCGGATGGGCCAACCACCCCTGGCTGATGCACGGCTTCAGCACCCGTTCCGGCGGAGTCACCAAGATCTATCGCGCCGCCCGCGAAGGCCAGGAGCCCGGCAAGTTTCGCGGAGCCGGCGAGCTCAACCTCGGCTTCACCCAATCCGACGAGCGCGCGCTCGTCGAGGAGAACCGCCACCGCTTCGTGCAGGCCGTGGCGGGCAATAGCGCGCTGCCCCTGGTCACCCTCCAGCAGATTCACTCCCAGATCACCTACCGCATCGGCAAGGATGACGAACTGGCCGCCGTGCGCCGTGGCGATGGCCTCATGACCAGGCGTCCTGGCATCCTCCTCGGCATCCAGACGGCGGACTGCATTTCCGTCATGGTGGCCGACACCAAACGCCAGGCCGTGGCCATCTTTCACGCCGGCTGGCGCGGCACTCTCCGCCGCATCGTCCAGGGCGGCGTCGGCCGCATGCGCATGGAGTTCGGCAGCAAGCCCAAAGACCTCATCGCCGCCATCGGCCCCGGCATCGGCCAATGCTGCTACGCCGTCGGCGAAGAGGTCCGCACCGAGTTCCGCTCCCAGTTCGCCTACTCCGACGAGCTCTTCTGCGAGGTCTACGACTCCGACCCCGTCCGGGAGAAATACCCCCTGCTCTTCCTTACCGCGCGCGCGCCCGGCCACAGCCCCATCGGTCCCAGCCTGCACCTCGATCTCTTTGAGGCCAACCGGCGGCAGTTGCTCGACGCAGGCCTCCGTGAGGACTCCATCTCCGTCCTCGGCGACTGCACCAGTTGCCACACCAACCGCTACTTCTCGCACCGCGCCGAGCGTGGATTCACCGGCCGCATGATGGCCGTCATCGGCATCCGCGAGTAG
- a CDS encoding histidine-type phosphatase, which produces MMTRLPSVPRHIFACLLLALLAPLALAAHAPRKLAAHKQQLAFVLILARHGVRAPSAPAAVLDRYSIHPWPAWPVAPDDLTPHGYKLLRQFGEWDRAWLARQNLLTPSGCAAPAIYIYTDSDERTIQSGHALAEGLSPACTVTIHSRPQGQRDPLFHFSPGSLDAATRAAMLASVRERMGGSPNTFTAAHQSELNLLQSVLDGCKPGAPCTTPPGQPSLRLDEIRSSVKIKSQGDVSLHGPVFTGASLAEDILLEYTQGVPRNNVAWGLLHPSQLREIVALHTAEFAAKHRNPVLARVEMSNLLSHILDTLQQAVQARAVPGAWGTPAQKLVVLDGHDTDIAAIAGLLRLHWTLDGRHDDTPPGTQLQFLVYRDARGAASIKMRIVMQTLRQMRQAAALTALHPPASATLNLAGCTMNVCSWHAFDAAARSAIDPRFILPFSQP; this is translated from the coding sequence ATGATGACTCGCCTTCCATCTGTTCCCCGGCATATTTTTGCCTGCCTGCTGTTGGCCTTGCTTGCTCCCCTGGCGCTCGCCGCACATGCGCCGCGCAAGTTAGCCGCCCACAAACAGCAGCTCGCTTTTGTGCTGATTCTCGCGCGCCACGGCGTGCGCGCGCCCTCTGCCCCAGCCGCCGTCCTCGACCGTTACTCGATCCATCCCTGGCCCGCGTGGCCGGTAGCTCCCGATGATTTGACACCTCATGGTTACAAATTATTGCGGCAATTCGGCGAGTGGGACCGCGCATGGCTCGCCCGGCAGAATTTGCTCACGCCATCAGGCTGTGCGGCCCCAGCCATCTACATCTACACCGACTCCGATGAGCGCACCATCCAGAGCGGACACGCCCTCGCCGAGGGACTCAGCCCCGCCTGCACCGTGACCATACACTCCCGCCCCCAGGGCCAGCGCGACCCGCTCTTTCACTTCTCGCCTGGCTCACTCGATGCGGCCACCCGCGCAGCCATGCTGGCCAGCGTGCGCGAGCGCATGGGCGGCAGCCCCAATACATTCACCGCCGCGCACCAGTCCGAATTGAACCTGCTGCAATCCGTACTCGACGGATGCAAGCCCGGCGCCCCCTGCACAACCCCGCCAGGTCAGCCGTCGCTGCGGCTCGATGAAATCAGGAGCAGCGTAAAAATCAAATCGCAAGGTGACGTTTCCCTGCACGGCCCGGTATTCACGGGCGCGAGCCTCGCCGAAGACATTCTGCTCGAGTACACGCAGGGCGTGCCCCGCAATAACGTCGCATGGGGCCTGCTCCATCCGTCGCAACTCCGCGAGATCGTCGCACTGCACACCGCCGAGTTCGCCGCGAAGCATCGCAATCCCGTGCTGGCGCGCGTGGAGATGTCCAATCTTCTCAGCCACATTCTCGACACGCTGCAACAGGCCGTGCAGGCGCGCGCGGTGCCCGGCGCGTGGGGCACACCCGCCCAGAAACTGGTCGTGCTCGACGGCCACGACACAGACATTGCCGCCATTGCAGGCCTGCTCCGCCTGCACTGGACGCTCGACGGCCGCCACGACGACACGCCCCCCGGCACCCAATTGCAGTTTCTCGTCTATCGCGACGCGCGCGGAGCCGCATCGATCAAAATGCGCATCGTCATGCAGACGCTCCGCCAGATGCGCCAGGCAGCCGCACTCACCGCACTCCATCCGCCGGCTTCAGCAACTCTTAATCTTGCCGGTTGCACAATGAATGTGTGTTCCTGGCATGCATTCGACGCCGCAGCCCGAAGCGCCATCGATCCACGCTTCATCCTCCCATTCTCGCAACCTTGA
- a CDS encoding YncE family protein: MKKLAGLLTAACLSATLAAAAVAQTQTQTQKPLHLVKKFAMPSGIAGHFDHVSIDPSGHRLYAAAESAHQVLVFDLDSGKYLRSIGNIVKPHAILIRPGVERLYITDGGRGQVRIYNRQSYKFLQAIPLKLDSDSIAYDAPSHNLYVVNGGGDAHQTFSMISVIDTGADKKLGDIRIDGDTVEAMAIDPTSNRLYANDPARNLVVVINRATRKIEATWPVTMGQKNVAIALDAAHHRLFVACRDGHLVVFNTQTGQQIQSLPIGKGVDDASFNPQTGRIYVQCGEPGATWVYREESPDHYTMLGEVQEGYKAKNSALVPAMHRYFVLVPPATGGVGHIDEFATR, translated from the coding sequence ATGAAGAAGCTCGCCGGCCTGCTCACCGCTGCCTGCCTCTCGGCCACTCTGGCCGCCGCAGCCGTGGCCCAGACACAGACACAAACCCAGAAGCCGCTGCACTTAGTGAAAAAGTTCGCCATGCCCTCCGGCATTGCCGGGCATTTTGATCACGTCTCCATCGACCCGTCAGGGCATCGCCTCTACGCAGCGGCGGAGAGCGCGCATCAGGTGCTGGTCTTTGATCTCGACTCCGGAAAATATCTCCGCTCCATCGGCAACATCGTCAAGCCGCACGCCATTCTCATCCGCCCCGGCGTCGAACGCCTCTACATTACGGACGGCGGCCGTGGCCAGGTTCGCATTTACAACCGTCAGAGTTACAAATTTCTTCAGGCCATCCCGCTCAAGCTCGACTCCGACTCCATTGCCTATGACGCGCCCTCGCACAACCTGTATGTCGTCAACGGCGGCGGCGACGCGCACCAGACCTTCTCCATGATCAGCGTGATCGACACCGGCGCAGACAAAAAGCTCGGCGATATCCGCATCGACGGCGACACCGTGGAAGCCATGGCCATTGATCCCACCTCCAACCGCCTCTACGCCAATGACCCGGCCAGGAACCTCGTAGTCGTCATCAACCGCGCAACCCGCAAGATCGAAGCCACATGGCCGGTCACGATGGGGCAAAAGAACGTGGCCATCGCGCTCGATGCCGCGCATCATCGCCTCTTTGTGGCCTGCCGCGACGGCCATCTGGTCGTCTTCAATACACAGACCGGCCAGCAGATTCAGTCGCTGCCCATCGGCAAGGGCGTCGATGACGCCTCCTTCAACCCCCAGACCGGACGCATTTACGTGCAGTGCGGCGAGCCCGGCGCGACCTGGGTCTATCGCGAAGAGTCACCGGACCACTACACCATGCTCGGCGAGGTGCAGGAGGGCTACAAAGCCAAAAACTCCGCCCTCGTGCCCGCGATGCATCGTTACTTTGTCCTGGTCCCCCCGGCTACCGGCGGCGTGGGACACATCGACGAGTTCGCCACCCGCTAA
- a CDS encoding universal stress protein produces MSSRPVAVSASQSMPHLETTPLHVHHILAATDFSSQATLALRYAIRLARVFSATLHILYCVPQDASFSNTVAVPQDLQEMLLERGRQQLHDHLMQLGSLQRVQHEEVVAAGSPVDWIAATARDVHADLIVMGSHGRGGLGKVMLGSVAEKTVRHIGCPVLVVGPQCTSRYRPLRQVVLAVEKPMHALRATQYACSITREFGATLAIAQVLAEYDESGPMEHVEEQRAREELKLLVPGDPELAAHVDLRVLRGDAAEELLHLAKVRDAGLVIVAPRTRAAFADRTPWSTLADIIRWASCPVLAVPPHLIG; encoded by the coding sequence ATGTCTTCCCGCCCCGTCGCCGTGTCTGCCAGCCAATCCATGCCACATCTTGAGACCACCCCACTGCATGTGCATCACATTCTTGCCGCTACTGACTTTTCCTCGCAGGCTACGCTTGCGCTGCGTTATGCCATTCGTCTTGCGCGCGTCTTTTCGGCTACGCTGCACATTCTCTATTGCGTGCCGCAGGATGCGTCTTTCAGCAACACGGTGGCGGTGCCGCAGGATTTGCAGGAGATGCTGCTCGAGCGCGGGCGACAGCAGTTGCACGACCACCTGATGCAGTTGGGATCGCTGCAACGTGTGCAACATGAAGAGGTGGTCGCGGCTGGTTCGCCGGTGGATTGGATCGCTGCCACTGCGCGGGATGTTCACGCCGATCTCATCGTGATGGGCTCGCACGGCCGGGGCGGACTCGGCAAGGTCATGCTGGGCTCTGTCGCCGAGAAGACGGTGCGCCACATCGGCTGCCCGGTGCTGGTGGTGGGGCCGCAGTGTACTTCGCGTTACCGGCCTCTGCGTCAAGTGGTGCTCGCGGTGGAAAAGCCCATGCACGCGCTGCGCGCCACGCAGTATGCCTGCTCGATTACGCGCGAGTTTGGGGCCACGCTGGCCATTGCGCAGGTACTGGCTGAGTATGATGAGTCCGGCCCGATGGAGCATGTGGAAGAGCAGCGGGCGCGCGAAGAGTTGAAGTTGCTGGTGCCGGGCGATCCGGAACTGGCGGCGCATGTCGATCTGCGCGTGTTGCGTGGAGATGCGGCGGAGGAGCTGCTGCACCTGGCCAAGGTACGCGATGCTGGACTGGTGATCGTTGCGCCCCGAACGCGGGCGGCGTTTGCTGATCGCACGCCGTGGTCCACGCTGGCGGATATCATTCGCTGGGCGAGTTGCCCGGTGCTGGCTGTGCCGCCGCATTTGATTGGCTAA
- a CDS encoding GH39 family glycosyl hydrolase: protein MLTAIPRCLAAAALALCLSPALAQNSAPTASAEAAPIPVNVHAAGTPFPHYWEQMFGSGRAHLVMRAQYQTDLDQVRKVTDFQYVRFHAILDDENGVYSVDKNGNPFYNWTYVDHIYDALLAHGIKPYVEISFMPNDLAEKKILQPFWYHPNISPPASYAKWDALITAFARHLIARYGINEVSQWYFEVWNEPNIGFWGGKPAQSTYFALYDHTARALKSVSTRLRVGGPATAQAAWVGDMIAHAAKDHVPLDFVSTHVYGDDSAKDVFHDNRTILPYQMVCHAVKKVHEEILHSARPHIPLIWSEFNASYANHQNVTDSIFMGPWMANTIRECNGMTQMMSYWSFSDVFEEQGVKSTPFYGGFGLVAEDGIPKPSYDAFALLHHLGNRLLPAKATDALVTRNRHGQIVIAAWNLVDPGQSGPSKTIAFNLQGLPALAHASILRVDSQHGDTLDAWKAMGSPKYPTVAQIAALKKAAQVGPPQAISVHDGHLVVSVPPMGLAVITVN, encoded by the coding sequence ATGCTCACCGCCATTCCCCGATGCCTCGCCGCAGCCGCGCTCGCACTCTGCCTCTCTCCGGCGCTCGCGCAAAACTCCGCGCCCACAGCGTCCGCCGAGGCCGCGCCCATCCCCGTCAACGTGCATGCGGCGGGCACACCGTTTCCTCATTACTGGGAGCAGATGTTCGGCTCCGGCCGCGCCCACCTCGTCATGCGCGCGCAATACCAAACCGACCTCGACCAGGTGCGCAAGGTGACTGACTTCCAGTACGTCCGCTTTCACGCCATCCTCGACGATGAAAACGGCGTCTACAGCGTCGATAAAAACGGCAACCCGTTCTACAACTGGACCTACGTGGACCACATCTACGACGCGCTGCTGGCGCACGGCATCAAGCCTTACGTAGAGATCAGCTTCATGCCCAACGATCTGGCCGAGAAGAAGATTCTCCAGCCCTTCTGGTATCACCCCAACATCTCGCCGCCCGCCAGCTATGCAAAGTGGGACGCGCTCATCACAGCCTTTGCCCGGCACCTGATCGCGCGCTACGGCATCAATGAAGTTTCGCAGTGGTACTTCGAAGTCTGGAATGAGCCAAACATCGGCTTCTGGGGCGGCAAGCCCGCGCAAAGCACCTACTTTGCCCTCTATGACCATACGGCGCGTGCCCTCAAATCCGTGAGCACCCGCCTGCGCGTGGGCGGCCCGGCCACGGCGCAAGCGGCATGGGTCGGCGACATGATAGCGCACGCCGCCAAAGATCATGTGCCGCTCGACTTCGTATCCACGCATGTCTATGGCGACGACTCCGCCAAAGACGTATTTCATGACAACCGCACCATCCTGCCCTACCAGATGGTCTGCCACGCCGTGAAGAAGGTGCATGAGGAGATCCTTCACTCCGCGCGCCCGCACATTCCACTCATCTGGAGCGAGTTCAACGCCAGCTATGCAAATCATCAAAACGTCACCGACTCCATCTTCATGGGCCCCTGGATGGCCAACACCATCCGCGAGTGCAACGGCATGACGCAGATGATGTCCTACTGGTCCTTCTCCGACGTATTTGAAGAGCAGGGCGTGAAGAGCACGCCGTTCTACGGCGGCTTCGGCCTGGTCGCTGAGGACGGCATCCCCAAGCCTTCCTATGACGCCTTCGCGCTGCTGCATCATCTGGGCAATCGTCTGCTGCCCGCAAAGGCAACCGACGCGCTCGTCACTCGCAACCGCCACGGCCAGATCGTGATCGCCGCATGGAACCTCGTAGACCCCGGCCAATCCGGCCCCAGCAAAACCATCGCCTTTAATCTCCAGGGACTGCCCGCGCTCGCACACGCCAGCATCCTGCGCGTCGACTCACAGCACGGCGACACATTAGACGCGTGGAAGGCGATGGGCAGCCCGAAATATCCCACCGTCGCTCAGATCGCAGCCCTCAAGAAAGCAGCGCAAGTTGGCCCACCGCAAGCCATCTCCGTGCATGACGGCCACCTCGTCGTGAGCGTGCCGCCCATGGGCCTCGCCGTCATCACCGTCAACTGA